Genomic window (Enoplosus armatus isolate fEnoArm2 chromosome 22, fEnoArm2.hap1, whole genome shotgun sequence):
TATTTGATGCTCATTGAAGACAGTGGACAGAAATGTGCTAGATATGCAGTGctagaaatactgtatatcccACCTCTCTTCTGTAGCAGAAGTGTGTAGAGGCAAATCTTCtataatattttacataattaaaAGATTTTCCATTATTCTTTAACTGGACTTAAATTCTTTGATATATCTCTTTTACAGTATATGTCGTTTAGCCCACAATTTCCCCattgtaaacccccccccccccccaaacaaatagatttaagaaagaaatgtgtgttcTTTTTCATGCAACTTGACTTGTTGGACGCATCATCTGATATATTCAAGCAACATAAATACACTGTACCAATCCCATCGTTCCCAAACTTTGCAAGGTAAATATGCTGACATGATGACCTTTGCCATTGTGAAGAGCagccaaagacaaaaacaaagaaatcagcTGTCCTCTGCAGCGTCTGTGAGAGTGTTGTAGTTACCTTCTTTTGCCTGCGGACTATAGACCACAGTCGGGATGTCTTCCTTCCGACTCAGCCGACACAAGATGGCAATACACAACACTACTGACAATACCTAGAGGacagtgacacagagacagtttttgtcatcttttgttgttttgtcctaTGCCAATGCATTGTTTTGAATGGAGCTGCAATCTTATAAAGAGACAGTGGGGGGCAGAAACAGATGGGCTTCTTTCACTGAAGACATGTTGACGAGCAGATTTAAcccacatttattttttatttattttatttccagtaCCATCTGCAGGTATTCCTTTCAGGTTTCATATAGCCCTGACAACCTTCACCAATAATATAAGGTAACCTGTATATCACCTGAGAGGCAAAACTGAGGAAGTCTGCAAAGCACTCACTTGTGAAGCTTACAGCTTTGAACACACAGCAATAACTGAATGTTTACATATTAAGTTTAAACTAATTCTTTATGCCCCTTATGTTTTTATGATTGAATGAGTTGTACCAATTCAACACTGTTAAATtattttagggttagggttatatatatatagggttATATTAGTGGGGAGGGTGGAGGCTTTAAAAAATACTGTGAATAAAAATAttcgaaagctccagaacagctactaaatggaccttgaggtttCTGAGGTTAggaatgaactttgaacctcCACTATTAAGCCTTAATGGAAGAGAAGTTCTTTAAATGCTCAGAAATAATGGAAATGTGTCAGTGTCctgacaactgggcaaactttttgagataaaataaaagctCCGCAAGTGCTACTACAGTTGAGAATTATGGATAATAAGAGATTTAAAGTCAAGGCGTTggattaaaaaggaaaaaagggtgAAACAGAGGTTTTGTATTAAGAATGAACATCATGATGACCATTAGTAAAAAGTACAGGTGTATAAATGAAGAACAAGTGATAATGAAATTAGAATAGATGATGATAGACACATATAGACTGACAGTACATACCCAGAGTAATATGACTCCCAGCATTACGCCCATGGTAACATTTATCAAACTCATCTGATACGCAATCAAGTGTGGAAGGCATGGCTGAAACAGGAGAGTGGATCAATCAGTGGAACTGGTGATGAGGAGTAcatattgcttcattttaaggggtcagAAATGTTACAATTCAAAGTATTACTCTCCCTTCGCATTAGCAGGCTTCGTAAATACAGCCCAATACAGCAATACAGAACAGCGCTTCAGTGGACCTGGTGCAACTTGTGACATTATCTGTTTCAATTCCTAGTTTTCTATTTGACGTCAGAGGATAACTGCAagaggaaaatagaaaaatgctattaaaaatgactttcacACTTGACCCTTTTCAGTTTTTTGCTCACAATGAATGTGAAGTCcgtcctgtttcaacatgaggACCCTTTCGCTTTAATTTAGGGGCTGTATTCCAAAACACTaaacttttatttaaacattcaaaaaaaatCTTTGCGAGGAatcaacattgttttgttttgtttttttaatagctGTTTTTTGAAATTCAACAGTTGTACTGTTGTTTTAGTGTCATATCCACTAGTATAAATTGAGACCAGCGTTTGCTTGCATTACAGTTGCAATGCCGTTTTCACTGTGGCATCAATTAACACAATAACAGTTTACACAATCTGTAATTGtagaaatgaacattttaattataatgttttttattaccTCTTGGTAAATCATGATGGGCTGATCATCGTCCACATAGTCAAACAGGCTGCTGTTTCTTGGAACTGCCACCtagaacacacagacatgaatcATTATCTGAATGACTACTGGTCTACTTCACcagaagaggaaaacaacagtatttcagtctggaccaaaatggttGACCGACATTAACATCCGTGATGCCATGCTGCTGGCTAAAAATTGAGTagctttcacactcacacatggatTAGTGGACTCTTCAGTGCACAGGCAGGATTCTGAGATGTTGTAGTCCCAGTCCAGGTAGCCCTGATCCAGTCCACAACACTGCAGctaaggaagaggagaaaattaGAATAAACAGAGAGACTGACCCCACCTCCTGATTCCTCcgactactactaataataataatcaattcAACTTATTTCACAAGCTGCGTCTGATTTGTGCTGCTGAAAAATATCTTTCGAATAGCTTAACATTAAGTTTAAGTTGCTCATTTCATCAGGAGCGCATGTGCGTCTGTAGTTTTTCCATATTATCGGTGTACATCTCATGCTTTCTGTATCACACAACCCTCATTAATTTAGGTGTTTTTGTTCAATTTAGCCTTTCCTTAGCTTATATGTTGTTAGTGGGgtgctgtatgtctgtgttttaagtttttataatcattattatattatttatataaaaagacaaGGTTACCTACTTGTGTCTGTAGTTTGCTGAGGTCCTCTAGAAATCTCGTACTAGCATTAGCCAGCGGCAGCATATGCAGGTATTGCTCCCTGATTTCTTTAGCCAcctgcacaacaaaacaaagtaagtAAAACGTTGCTGTAGTGTTTTGGAGGCACATTTATGATTCATAAAAAAAGCATTTGGTCAAACCAAAAAAGCAGCCATGTTTTTGTTAGAACTGAAGTTATGAACAAAAGCAGTTTTGCAGTAATTGAAATCTAAATTTGGATGGTGTCAGTGAGGTACTATAGCTCATTTATAGCTAACCCCACTTATGGTGTGATTCCAACTGACCGTTAGCTAATCCCTGCCACTGAACAGCGACTGTCCAATCGTAGCTTAGCCACCGTAACTTGGCACAGCAGGTCTGTCAAGACCTCGATTTCGCTGCTTGCTGAAACGGTACCATGGATGCAAAATAAGACCGGTATCTACCAGTAGAGCGAGAATCTGTATCTACGGAGTTTGTAGGGAGTGTCTTTTCATTGCCTTTccagaacaaaaaacacaacagcaaaactGTAAGGGatggattaaactgtgtgtttatcagaTCTAAGTTGCACACATTAGCATGcgcagctaactagctagctaaataGCTTTACCCTGAAATACACAAAGCTTCCATCATCTTTGGAtcatcagctggtgaggatgctgacttttcACTGGGAAATGCTGTTTTAGTAGCATGTGCTATCATGTGCACCATTTTACAGGCTTTTCCTTTTGAAACAAATCAACAGAGTTTTAGTGCTTTAGTGCATTTGCTCACGCTAGCGAGCTACAGCTAATCAAATCGGCAAGGAACAGAAAGTGGGGTGGCATTTAGTCAACTGTCCATTGATCTTTGCTCCTGTCTGGTCGCATGCTATAGTACTTAATGTAAAAGCAAGAACTAGAGCATTTTCCTATGTATGTTTCTGTATTAATTTCATCAGGAATGGCTTATATAACCTATATAGTTTATATGGGtccttgtatgtgtaaatgtgttgtgggtctaaaagaaaagtcacaaaaaGGACAGCACATTTCAAAGCCAACATCGTAATATACCAGTGGTCCAAAACCCAGGCCTCGAATTACACTCCCAGTCATGTACAGACTGCTCAGGATCATTCCAACTGCAaactgagacaaacacacacacacacacacacacacacatgtacagccATGAGCAATCAGATTCTGGGATAAGATCTAGgatttagtttaatttatagTTGTTtatcactactactactactacagggACTAATATACTactaataaaacacatttctttaccCACCACTATTAACGCCCACCGCTTCTCTTTGCAGGCACCATACAGACCAATGATGGTAAAGACCAGAGGTATGATGGATAAAAAATACATGACATACAGGCCTATGAGCAGCATCCCTGGCTGtggagaaaacaagcagagaacCAGGTCAGCAGTGCTCTGTGAACAGGGGAAAAAAGTTCAAAGCTCTGTGTCAGCATGCATGCACGCTGCTGAAGAGTCTGAATTGTTGTCTTTAGTTCCTGCAGTTTATATTGAGGTCAATGTAGGCAGTTTTTACACAGACTATTCTGAATGTCAAAGTGACATTGAACTTCAAGTGAATACCGAactcattattcattttaaggACAGCAAGAATTGAGCTCAATTGCCACTTTCTCAGTGAGGGCATTTATGTCaataacattattatatatatatatatatatacactgtatgtaaTTACATCATTCATTTGTTGCCTGGCAGCTTTAAAGACACTATGGCAAAGTAATGACACGCCTCAAAGATTTCAGTTGATCCTTTCTAGAAAGATAGATGGCTTTAGAGGAAACAGTCACATGGTGATATAGGTTTTCATAACAAAGCAAGACTTCAGCTAGATTTTGTTGAGGGGACATGATGACTAGTTGCAGCCTAACCTTCTTCACACCAGTGTTTTTGCAAGTTTGAgctcttcctttttgtttccattcatttctgtacagtctGAAAATGATTCGGCAGACACTTGAAATTTGCttagttgttttgtctgtctgctaaTAGATGCCTGGAAAGGCACACAAAATCAGATTACTAAAATACTGTAACACGGTTTGCAAAATGGtaatatgtgttttttactgtaaatgcatgAGTTAccagttcttcttcttggtGTAAGTATCCGTGGCTAAACAGAGTGAATGCCAATAGCAGGACACTAATGATCTGCAACAGCATCAACACACTTCATTATTGATTACTTTCAGGGCcccaactaacaattatttttattatccatcaatctgttgattatttttacaATTGACAAATTCATTTGTGTAGTCCAAAACAAATATCCAAACGAAAATCTTTAAGATTAGTGCAGAAACAAAAGGATTTATCGATTAAGTATttaatcaatcaacagaaaTTCGTCAGCAACTATTCAGATAATAGATTATCTGGAAAATTGCCAGACAATTCCAGCTTCAATTTTGAGGATTTCCTGCTTGTCTGTGCATGAGAGAGTGAACTGAATATTGAATAGTGTTTTTCACTGTTATTCAAACAGAAGAATCAGTTTGATGGgtattttccattattttctgacatttcatacagcccaaacaatgaatcaattcatcaagtaaaataatcagcagattgatcaataatgaaaatgatcctCAATCGCAGGCTTgctgtgaaatactgtaaaaaaaaaaaaaaagttaaaacattacaataaagTGGAATTGGTAGCTCATAATGTGGGGTTTTATTAGCAATTTACTGCTGAAGCATTATTAATAACATTTGCTTATCGTGTCCTGCAGAGTTTCCAATTGGCTTtagctgctaatgctaataaaCGGACTTCAGCGTCTGATACGACAGCTGGTTTATTTACAAGAAAGAGTCTTCTTTATCTGActatgcagcagcagaaaaacactTACCGCGATCACACTTATCACGATAACGTAACTCCGTTTCAAACACGCGTTCACTTTCCCCATTTTGTTTCGCTTAAAGTCGCGGTCAGTATCGTTGATGTGGTAGATGTTAAAGCTTCCCTGTGTAAGAAACCCACATGCTGCGAAGGGGGACACCGTCCTGATGTTTATGTGGGGCTCTCTTGGATAATTCATTGTGCTGACTCATCGCTCATTGGGTCTGTAGGGAGGAGACAGAGTCCCCCTCTGTCTGGACTGTCAGATCATGAGGAAAACAGAGCTCTCcaaattcttatttttctgttgctgtgtgtgtgtgtgtgtgtgtgtgtgtgtgtgtgagacactgaGCTTGAAATTTCAGTCCCCAAAAGGCCACTTTTTGTCTGCTGTGGTCTCAAACAAAGAGACTAGTGAGAGCGTGCATCACATGACTTCTCATCAAgccccacgcacacacactcacaccatctatctatctatctatctatctatcacacagacacagatgcacattATTGGCCCTTCAAAAACACTTCCACTGTTAAAGCCGATCCAGAGAGGAGCAATTCCTGATGGAGCATAGAAACAtctggagaacacacacacacacacacacacacacacacacacacacacacacacaaatgtagaaATCCAAATACACGCATGCATACAGCTTTCTTATTGTCCCATGCTTCCAGATGTTTCAGGCAACTTCACCAGCACACATCAACAAAAtgtttggcacacacacatgcgagTGCATcggctcacactcaca
Coding sequences:
- the LOC139305399 gene encoding tetraspanin-8-like, with product MGKVNACLKRSYVIVISVIAIISVLLLAFTLFSHGYLHQEEELPGMLLIGLYVMYFLSIIPLVFTIIGLYGACKEKRWALIVFAVGMILSSLYMTGSVIRGLGFGPLVAKEIREQYLHMLPLANASTRFLEDLSKLQTQLQCCGLDQGYLDWDYNISESCLCTEESTNPCVAVPRNSSLFDYVDDDQPIMIYQEPCLPHLIAYQMSLINVTMGVMLGVILLWVLSVVLCIAILCRLSRKEDIPTVVYSPQAKEGNYNTLTDAAEDS